From Micromonospora rifamycinica, a single genomic window includes:
- a CDS encoding type I polyketide synthase, with the protein MANDDKLRTFLKRATAELQQANRRLREVEGRDQEPIAIVGMGCRYPGGVRSPEDLWRLVADGTDAISGFPTDRGWDVDGVYDPEPGRPGKSYTRHGGFLHDAAEFDPGFFGMSPRDAVETDPQQRLLLEVAWQAFEHGGIDPLALKGSATGVFVGVMHHDYVDSTTSGSLVSGRVAYNLGLEGPAITVDTACSSSSVAMHLACQSLRKEECGLALAGGVAVMATPQLFVEFSRQRALSPDGRCRSFGDGADGAAWSEGAGLVVLERLSDARRNGHRVYGLIRGSAVNQDGASNGLTAPNGPAQQRVIRAALANARLTPDEVDAVEAHGTGTSLGDPIEAQAILATYGRGRDRPLFLGSIKSNIGHAQAAAGVAGVIKMVLAMRHGTLPRTLHAATPSRQVDWTAGDVRLLTEPVDWPAVDRPRRAGVSAFGISGTNVHLIVEQAPPVEDAEPGPTPPVTLWPVSGRSPEGMGRQAASIAEFAAGTDARPVEVGFSLGAGRAGLEFRGVAVGGSAAGLVSGLEALAAGGGLSGRVVAGRTAVLFTGQGAQRVGMGRDLAAAFPVFAAALDEVCAAFGPLLDGDLREVMFTDPDGVLDRTGWTQPALFAVEVALFRLAESWGLKPDFVAGHSIGELAAAYVAGVWSLDDACRVVAARGGLMQALPAGGAMLAIAAPLAELDLGDVDVAAVNGPRAVVVSGTEEQVAALEASLEVKTRRLRVSHAFHSHLMDPMLAEYGRVVDSVTANPAGVPLVSTATGDLATDDELGSVGYWQGQVRGTVRFADAVAALAARGVTRFIEIGPDSVLTAMVADCVDDAVTIAVQRRDREQVQAYATGMAQAWTSGVDLDWSAVNPGTQVDLPSYAFARQRYWLEAPTAAPATVTDGWRYRVVWRDTGLPTGPELTGGWWIVTPDAPADDPRATAVADALAARGAAVTRLTATDLSTGGAAALADRGTPAGVVSLLGLDDTPDPYDAGLSAGVTGTVRLVHALAAAAFTGRLWCLTTGGVAVDRYEDLPHAAQAGLWGLGTVLSLDYPDWWGGLVDLPADWTPGLLDRLVDVLADGGEDQVALRTAGVLARRMVRWPVAGSPERRWQPTGTMLVTGGTGGIGAHLTEWLLDRGAERVVLASRRGPAAPGAADLAARLPGVQVVACDVADREAVAALLDGIGDDLTAVFHAAGVLDDPAPLGETDLDDFAAVCRAKVLGATHLDALLGDRPLDAFVLFASGAAVWGSAGQAAYGTGNAFLDALAHQRRRRGRTATSVAWGTWAGGGMVDDKATGHLLRQGTPPMEPRLALGALQQVLDHDESHLVVTDIDWTRFTPIYTLARPRPLLAALPEAHQTPATVVPDVPADTSVLAGLPDADRLPYLLDTVRTRVAAVLGYDATTTVDVQRPFRELGFDSLTAVELRDALDAAVGLRLPATMVYDHPTPAVLARHLYDELVGGTGPATATPASTGSDPDEPIAIIGMSCRYPGGVRSPEDLWRLVDSGTDAISAFPVDRGWDADALFDADPDRPGTSYVRSGGFVYEAGAFDAEFFGISPREAIAMDPQQRLMLEVTWEACERAGMDPEALRGSPVGVFVGSGAQDYGDLLGLAPAESEAYLSTGSSASVISGRVSYAFGFEGPSMTVDTACSSSLVALHLASQALRAGECGTAIAGGVLVMANPTPFVAFSRQRGLAPDGRCKSFSDDADGTGWSEGVGVLVLERLSDARRNGHRVYGLIRGSAVNQDGASNGLTAPNGPAQQRVIRAALANARLTPDEVDAVEAHGTGTTLGDPIEAQALLATYGRDRDRPLWLGSIKSNMGHAQAAAGMAGVIKMVMAMRHGTLPRTLHAATPSRQVDWAAGDVRLLTEPVDWPAGERPRRAGVSSFGISGTNAHVIVEEAPPVGSVEPVEAPEPPVVLWPLASRSTAGLAAQATRLADFLTDERPVDVGHSLAVGRAALDHRGVVVGGSAAGLVSGLEALAAGGGLSGRVVAGRTAVLFTGQGAQRVGMGRELAAAFPVFAQALEEVCAAFGPLLDGDLREVMFTDPDGVLDRTGWTQPALFAVEVALFRLAESWGLKPDFVAGHSIGELAAAHVAGVWSLADACRVVAARGGLMQALPAGGAMLAIAAPLAELDLGDVDVAAVNGPRAVVVSGTEERVAALEASLEVKTRRLRVSHAFHSHLMDPMLADYGRVLAGVTASPAQIPLVSTVTGDLAGDDELGSVGYWQGQVRGTVRFADAVAALAARGVTRFIEIGPDSVLTAMVADCVDGAVTIAVQRRDREQVQAYATGMAQAWVSGVDLDWSVVNPGGRQVDLPTYAFQHQRYWIEPDPATAGTATADGGFWDAVDRADTDLLADGLGVAPGVVTEVLPGLAAWRSRQRDASTLDDWRYRVVWRSTELPVGGVLTGTWWLVVPAGSTGGRPDGLADPGSHDARVRAVADGLAARGADVVTVTGTVLPDGDTPTGVLSLLALDDTPDAAGAGLSVGVTDTVALIQALTATEFAGRVWCLTAGGVAVDRFEDLPHPTQGALWGLGTVLSLEYPHSWGGLVDLPADWTDGHVERLTDVLAAGAEDQVAVRTAGVLARRLVRWPTAGSPERRWQPGGTVLVTGGTGGIGGQLTGWLLDHGADRVVLASRRGPAAPGAAELTARYPGVEVVACDVADREAVAALLADLGDELTGVFHAAGVLHQEKSLPETSVAEFAEVCRAKVLGAVHLDALLADRSLDAFVLFSSGAAVWGSAGQAGYATANAFLDALAHRRRSRGAVATSVAWGSWAGGGMADGEATAHLRRQGTPPMDPRLAVRALGQALDHDESHLVVADVDWIRFTPIYTLSRPRPLLAALPDAQPESEPAAPATATADLAGRLAAMPSPDRLDTVLALVRDQVAAVLGYASGADVDPERAFKEAGFDSLTAVELRNRLATETALRLPATLVFDHPTPTELAQQLLTELVPADAGGVTLLDDLDRLQAALSTLDADAVAALDESTRAGVGERLKALLAAWTAGQRPAEVASVAEDLDTASDDDLFDFIDSKFGTS; encoded by the coding sequence ATGGCGAACGACGACAAGCTCCGGACCTTCCTCAAGCGCGCCACCGCCGAACTGCAACAGGCCAACCGGCGGCTGCGTGAGGTGGAGGGCCGGGACCAGGAGCCGATCGCGATCGTCGGCATGGGCTGCCGCTACCCCGGCGGGGTCCGGTCGCCGGAGGACCTGTGGCGGCTCGTCGCCGACGGCACCGACGCCATCTCCGGCTTCCCCACCGACCGGGGCTGGGACGTCGACGGGGTCTACGACCCGGAACCCGGCAGGCCCGGCAAGAGCTACACCCGGCACGGCGGCTTCCTGCACGACGCGGCCGAGTTCGACCCGGGCTTCTTCGGGATGAGCCCCCGGGACGCGGTGGAGACCGACCCGCAGCAACGGTTGCTGCTGGAGGTGGCCTGGCAGGCGTTCGAGCACGGCGGCATCGACCCGCTCGCCCTGAAGGGCAGCGCCACCGGTGTCTTCGTCGGGGTGATGCACCACGACTACGTCGACAGCACCACCTCCGGCAGCCTCGTCTCCGGCCGGGTCGCCTACAACCTCGGCCTGGAGGGACCGGCGATCACCGTCGACACCGCCTGCTCGTCGTCGTCCGTGGCGATGCATCTGGCCTGCCAGTCGCTGCGCAAGGAGGAGTGCGGGCTGGCCCTGGCCGGCGGGGTCGCCGTGATGGCCACCCCGCAGCTCTTCGTCGAGTTCAGCCGGCAACGGGCGCTGTCGCCGGACGGCCGGTGCCGCTCCTTCGGCGACGGGGCCGACGGCGCGGCCTGGTCCGAGGGCGCCGGCCTGGTGGTGCTGGAGCGGCTCTCCGACGCCCGGCGTAACGGGCACCGGGTGTACGGGTTGATCCGGGGTTCGGCGGTGAACCAGGACGGGGCGTCGAACGGGTTGACCGCGCCGAACGGGCCGGCGCAGCAGCGGGTGATCCGGGCGGCGCTGGCCAACGCCCGGCTCACCCCCGACGAGGTCGACGCGGTCGAGGCGCACGGCACCGGCACCAGCCTCGGTGACCCGATCGAGGCCCAGGCGATCCTGGCAACCTACGGCCGGGGCCGGGACCGCCCCCTCTTCCTCGGCTCGATCAAGTCGAACATCGGGCACGCCCAGGCCGCCGCCGGGGTCGCCGGGGTGATCAAGATGGTGCTGGCGATGCGGCACGGCACGCTGCCGCGCACCCTGCACGCGGCTACGCCGTCCCGGCAGGTGGACTGGACGGCCGGGGACGTCCGGCTGTTGACCGAGCCGGTGGACTGGCCGGCGGTGGACCGGCCCCGTCGGGCCGGCGTGTCGGCGTTCGGGATCAGCGGCACCAACGTGCACCTCATCGTGGAACAGGCCCCTCCCGTCGAGGACGCCGAACCCGGGCCGACCCCGCCGGTCACCCTCTGGCCGGTCTCGGGGCGCTCGCCCGAGGGCATGGGTCGGCAGGCCGCCAGCATCGCGGAGTTCGCCGCCGGCACCGACGCGCGCCCGGTGGAGGTGGGGTTCTCGTTGGGTGCGGGTCGGGCCGGGCTGGAGTTCCGGGGGGTGGCGGTCGGTGGTTCCGCTGCTGGTCTCGTCTCCGGTCTGGAGGCGCTGGCTGCTGGTGGTGGCCTGTCGGGTCGGGTCGTCGCCGGTCGGACGGCGGTGTTGTTCACCGGTCAGGGTGCGCAGCGGGTGGGGATGGGTCGTGACCTTGCGGCGGCGTTCCCGGTGTTCGCGGCGGCGTTGGACGAGGTGTGTGCGGCGTTCGGGCCGTTGTTGGACGGTGATCTGCGGGAGGTGATGTTCACCGATCCGGACGGGGTGTTGGACCGGACGGGGTGGACGCAGCCGGCCCTGTTCGCGGTCGAGGTGGCGTTGTTCCGGCTGGCGGAGTCGTGGGGGTTGAAGCCGGATTTCGTGGCGGGTCATTCGATCGGTGAGCTGGCCGCCGCGTACGTGGCCGGGGTGTGGTCGCTGGACGACGCGTGTCGGGTCGTCGCGGCCCGTGGTGGGTTGATGCAGGCCCTTCCGGCGGGTGGGGCGATGTTGGCGATCGCCGCGCCGCTGGCGGAGCTGGATCTGGGTGACGTCGACGTGGCGGCGGTCAACGGTCCCCGCGCGGTCGTGGTGTCCGGCACGGAGGAGCAGGTCGCGGCGCTGGAGGCCTCCCTGGAGGTGAAGACGCGGCGGCTTCGGGTGTCGCACGCGTTCCATTCGCACCTGATGGATCCGATGCTGGCCGAGTATGGGCGGGTCGTCGACAGCGTGACCGCCAATCCGGCGGGTGTCCCGTTGGTGTCGACCGCGACCGGTGACCTGGCTACCGACGACGAGTTGGGTTCGGTCGGGTACTGGCAGGGTCAGGTGCGGGGGACGGTGCGGTTCGCCGATGCGGTGGCTGCTCTGGCGGCGCGGGGCGTGACCCGGTTCATCGAGATCGGGCCGGACAGCGTGCTGACCGCGATGGTGGCCGACTGCGTGGACGACGCGGTGACCATCGCGGTGCAGCGCCGCGACCGGGAGCAGGTGCAGGCGTACGCCACCGGGATGGCCCAGGCGTGGACCAGCGGCGTCGACCTCGACTGGTCGGCGGTCAACCCGGGCACCCAGGTCGACCTGCCCAGCTACGCCTTCGCCCGGCAGCGCTACTGGCTGGAAGCGCCCACCGCCGCGCCGGCCACCGTCACCGACGGCTGGCGGTACCGGGTGGTGTGGCGGGACACCGGCCTGCCCACCGGGCCGGAGCTGACCGGCGGCTGGTGGATCGTCACGCCGGATGCTCCCGCCGACGACCCTCGGGCCACCGCCGTGGCCGACGCGCTCGCCGCCCGCGGCGCTGCCGTCACCCGGCTCACCGCCACCGACCTGTCCACCGGCGGCGCTGCCGCCCTCGCCGACCGGGGCACCCCCGCCGGGGTGGTGTCGCTGCTCGGCCTCGACGACACCCCCGACCCGTACGACGCCGGGCTGTCCGCCGGGGTCACCGGCACCGTACGCCTGGTGCACGCCCTCGCCGCCGCCGCTTTCACCGGCCGGCTCTGGTGCCTCACCACCGGCGGTGTCGCCGTCGACCGGTACGAGGACCTGCCGCACGCCGCGCAGGCCGGGCTCTGGGGCCTCGGCACCGTGCTCTCCCTCGACTACCCCGACTGGTGGGGCGGCCTGGTCGACCTGCCCGCCGACTGGACGCCCGGCCTCCTCGACCGGCTCGTCGACGTGCTCGCCGACGGCGGCGAGGACCAGGTCGCCCTGCGTACCGCCGGGGTGCTGGCCCGGCGGATGGTCCGCTGGCCGGTGGCCGGCAGCCCCGAGCGGCGCTGGCAGCCCACCGGAACGATGCTGGTCACCGGCGGTACCGGCGGCATCGGCGCCCACCTCACCGAATGGCTCCTCGACCGGGGCGCCGAGCGGGTGGTGCTGGCCAGCCGGCGCGGTCCGGCCGCGCCCGGGGCCGCCGACCTGGCGGCCCGGTTGCCCGGTGTGCAGGTCGTCGCCTGCGACGTGGCCGACCGGGAGGCCGTCGCCGCGCTGCTCGACGGGATCGGCGACGACCTGACCGCCGTCTTCCACGCCGCCGGGGTGCTCGACGACCCCGCCCCGCTCGGCGAGACCGACCTCGACGACTTCGCCGCGGTGTGCCGGGCCAAGGTTCTCGGCGCGACCCACCTCGACGCGCTGCTCGGCGACCGGCCACTCGACGCGTTCGTGCTGTTCGCCTCCGGCGCGGCGGTGTGGGGCAGCGCCGGGCAGGCCGCCTACGGCACCGGCAACGCCTTCCTCGACGCCCTCGCCCACCAGCGCCGCCGTCGGGGCCGGACCGCCACCTCGGTGGCCTGGGGCACCTGGGCCGGTGGTGGCATGGTCGACGACAAGGCCACCGGGCACCTGCTGCGGCAGGGCACCCCGCCGATGGAGCCGCGTCTCGCCCTCGGCGCGTTGCAGCAGGTCCTCGACCACGACGAGAGCCACCTCGTGGTCACCGACATCGACTGGACCCGGTTCACCCCGATCTACACCCTGGCCCGGCCCCGGCCGCTGCTCGCCGCGCTCCCCGAGGCCCACCAGACCCCGGCGACCGTCGTGCCGGACGTGCCGGCCGACACCTCCGTCCTGGCCGGGCTGCCCGACGCCGACCGGCTGCCGTACCTGCTGGACACCGTCCGTACCCGGGTCGCCGCCGTCCTCGGCTACGACGCGACGACCACCGTGGACGTCCAGCGGCCGTTCCGGGAACTCGGCTTCGACTCGCTGACCGCCGTGGAGCTGCGCGACGCCCTCGACGCGGCCGTCGGGCTGCGGCTGCCGGCCACCATGGTGTACGACCACCCGACCCCCGCCGTGCTGGCCCGCCACCTGTACGACGAACTCGTCGGCGGCACCGGCCCGGCCACCGCGACACCGGCCAGCACCGGGTCCGACCCCGACGAGCCGATCGCCATCATCGGGATGAGCTGCCGCTACCCCGGCGGGGTGCGGTCCCCGGAGGACCTGTGGCGGCTGGTCGACAGCGGCACCGACGCGATCAGCGCGTTCCCCGTCGACCGGGGCTGGGACGCCGACGCGCTCTTCGACGCCGACCCGGACCGGCCCGGCACCAGCTACGTCCGCTCCGGCGGTTTCGTCTACGAGGCGGGCGCGTTCGACGCCGAGTTCTTCGGCATCTCGCCGCGCGAGGCGATCGCCATGGACCCGCAGCAGCGGCTGATGCTCGAAGTCACCTGGGAGGCGTGCGAACGGGCCGGCATGGACCCGGAGGCGCTGCGCGGCAGCCCGGTCGGCGTCTTCGTCGGCTCCGGCGCCCAGGACTACGGCGACCTGCTCGGCCTCGCCCCCGCCGAGTCGGAGGCGTACCTGAGCACCGGCAGCTCCGCGTCGGTGATCTCCGGCCGGGTGTCGTACGCGTTCGGTTTCGAAGGGCCGTCGATGACCGTCGACACGGCCTGTTCCTCGTCGCTGGTCGCGTTGCACCTGGCCAGCCAGGCGCTACGGGCCGGGGAGTGCGGTACCGCCATCGCCGGCGGTGTGCTGGTGATGGCGAACCCCACCCCGTTCGTGGCGTTCAGCCGGCAGCGGGGGCTCGCCCCGGACGGCCGGTGCAAGTCGTTCTCCGACGACGCCGACGGCACCGGCTGGTCCGAGGGGGTCGGTGTGCTGGTGCTGGAGCGGCTCTCCGACGCCCGGCGTAACGGGCACCGGGTGTACGGGTTGATCCGGGGTTCGGCGGTGAACCAGGACGGGGCGTCGAACGGGTTGACCGCGCCGAACGGGCCGGCGCAGCAGCGGGTGATCCGGGCGGCGCTGGCCAACGCCCGGCTCACCCCCGACGAGGTCGACGCGGTCGAGGCGCACGGCACCGGCACCACCCTCGGTGACCCGATCGAGGCCCAGGCGCTGCTCGCCACCTACGGCCGGGACCGGGACCGGCCGCTGTGGCTCGGCTCGATCAAGTCGAACATGGGCCACGCCCAGGCCGCCGCGGGTATGGCCGGGGTGATCAAGATGGTGATGGCGATGCGGCACGGCACGCTGCCGCGCACCCTGCACGCGGCTACGCCGTCCCGGCAGGTGGACTGGGCGGCCGGGGACGTCCGGCTGTTGACCGAGCCGGTGGACTGGCCGGCGGGGGAGCGGCCCCGTCGGGCCGGGGTGTCGTCGTTCGGGATCAGCGGCACCAACGCGCACGTGATCGTCGAGGAGGCCCCGCCGGTCGGGTCCGTCGAACCGGTCGAGGCCCCCGAGCCGCCGGTGGTGCTCTGGCCGCTGGCCAGCCGTTCCACTGCCGGCCTCGCGGCCCAGGCGACCCGGCTGGCGGACTTCCTCACCGATGAGCGTCCCGTCGACGTCGGGCATTCTCTCGCTGTCGGTCGGGCGGCGTTGGACCACCGGGGTGTGGTGGTCGGTGGTTCCGCTGCTGGTCTCGTCTCCGGTCTGGAGGCTCTGGCTGCCGGTGGTGGCCTGTCGGGTCGGGTCGTCGCCGGTCGGACGGCGGTGTTGTTCACCGGTCAGGGTGCGCAGCGGGTCGGGATGGGCCGTGAGCTGGCGGCGGCGTTCCCGGTGTTCGCGCAGGCCCTGGAGGAGGTGTGTGCGGCGTTCGGGCCGTTGTTGGACGGTGATCTGCGGGAGGTGATGTTCACCGATCCGGACGGGGTGTTGGACCGGACGGGGTGGACGCAGCCGGCCCTGTTCGCGGTCGAGGTGGCGTTGTTCCGGCTGGCGGAGTCGTGGGGGTTGAAGCCGGATTTCGTGGCGGGTCATTCGATCGGTGAGCTGGCCGCCGCGCATGTCGCCGGGGTGTGGTCGCTGGCGGACGCGTGTCGGGTGGTGGCGGCCCGGGGCGGCCTGATGCAGGCGCTTCCGGCGGGTGGGGCGATGTTGGCGATTGCCGCGCCGCTGGCGGAGCTGGATCTGGGTGACGTCGACGTGGCGGCGGTGAACGGTCCCCGCGCGGTCGTGGTGTCCGGCACGGAGGAGCGGGTCGCGGCGTTGGAGGCGTCGCTGGAGGTGAAGACGCGGCGGTTGCGGGTGTCGCATGCGTTCCACTCGCACCTGATGGATCCGATGCTGGCTGACTACGGGCGGGTTCTGGCGGGTGTCACCGCGAGCCCGGCGCAGATTCCCCTGGTGTCGACGGTGACCGGTGACCTGGCTGGTGACGATGAGTTGGGTTCGGTCGGGTACTGGCAGGGTCAGGTGCGGGGGACGGTGCGGTTCGCCGACGCGGTGGCCGCCCTCGCCGCGCGGGGCGTGACCCGGTTCATCGAGATCGGTCCGGACAGCGTGCTGACCGCGATGGTGGCGGACTGTGTGGACGGCGCGGTGACCATCGCGGTGCAGCGTCGGGACCGGGAGCAGGTGCAGGCGTACGCCACCGGGATGGCCCAGGCGTGGGTCAGCGGCGTCGACCTGGACTGGTCGGTGGTCAACCCGGGTGGTCGGCAGGTCGACCTGCCCACCTACGCCTTCCAGCACCAGCGCTACTGGATCGAGCCCGACCCCGCCACCGCCGGCACCGCCACCGCCGACGGCGGGTTCTGGGACGCCGTCGACCGGGCCGACACCGACCTGCTCGCCGACGGCCTCGGCGTCGCGCCCGGCGTGGTCACCGAGGTGCTGCCCGGCCTCGCCGCCTGGCGGTCCCGGCAGCGGGACGCGTCCACCCTGGACGACTGGCGCTACCGGGTGGTGTGGCGCTCCACCGAGCTGCCCGTCGGCGGTGTGCTGACCGGCACCTGGTGGCTCGTCGTACCGGCCGGGTCGACCGGGGGACGCCCGGACGGGCTCGCCGACCCCGGTAGCCACGACGCACGGGTACGGGCCGTCGCCGACGGGCTGGCCGCCCGGGGCGCTGATGTCGTCACCGTCACCGGCACCGTGCTGCCCGACGGGGACACCCCGACCGGGGTGCTCTCCCTGCTCGCCCTCGACGACACCCCCGACGCCGCCGGCGCCGGCCTCTCCGTCGGCGTCACCGACACCGTGGCGCTGATCCAGGCGCTCACCGCGACCGAGTTCGCCGGTCGGGTCTGGTGCCTCACCGCGGGTGGGGTCGCCGTCGACCGGTTCGAGGACCTGCCGCACCCCACCCAGGGCGCGCTCTGGGGGCTGGGCACCGTGCTGTCCCTGGAGTACCCGCACTCCTGGGGTGGCCTGGTCGACCTGCCCGCCGACTGGACCGACGGGCACGTCGAGCGGCTCACCGACGTGCTCGCCGCCGGTGCGGAGGACCAGGTGGCCGTGCGTACCGCCGGAGTTCTGGCCCGCCGGCTGGTCCGCTGGCCCACCGCCGGCAGCCCCGAGCGGCGCTGGCAGCCCGGCGGCACGGTGCTGGTCACCGGCGGTACCGGCGGCATCGGCGGTCAGCTCACCGGATGGCTGCTCGACCACGGCGCCGACCGGGTGGTGCTGGCGAGCCGGCGTGGTCCGGCGGCCCCCGGTGCGGCCGAGTTGACGGCCCGGTATCCGGGGGTGGAGGTGGTGGCGTGTGACGTGGCCGACCGGGAGGCGGTCGCCGCGCTGCTGGCCGACCTCGGTGACGAACTGACCGGGGTCTTCCACGCGGCCGGGGTGCTGCACCAGGAGAAGTCCCTGCCGGAGACCAGCGTGGCCGAGTTCGCCGAGGTGTGCCGGGCGAAGGTGCTCGGTGCGGTGCACCTCGACGCGTTGCTGGCCGACCGGTCGCTGGACGCGTTCGTGCTGTTCTCGTCGGGTGCGGCGGTGTGGGGCAGTGCCGGTCAGGCCGGGTACGCGACGGCGAACGCGTTCCTCGACGCGCTGGCGCACCGGCGGCGCAGCCGGGGTGCGGTGGCGACCTCGGTCGCCTGGGGAAGCTGGGCCGGCGGCGGGATGGCCGACGGGGAGGCCACCGCCCACCTCCGCCGGCAGGGCACCCCGCCGATGGATCCCCGGCTCGCCGTCCGGGCGCTCGGGCAGGCCCTCGACCACGACGAGAGCCACCTCGTCGTCGCCGACGTCGACTGGATCCGGTTCACGCCGATCTACACCCTGTCCCGGCCCCGGCCACTGCTCGCCGCGCTCCCCGACGCCCAGCCGGAGAGCGAGCCGGCCGCCCCGGCGACCGCGACCGCCGACCTCGCCGGCCGGCTCGCCGCGATGCCGTCCCCGGACCGCCTCGACACCGTCCTCGCCCTGGTCCGCGACCAGGTCGCCGCCGTCCTCGGGTACGCCTCCGGGGCCGACGTCGACCCCGAGCGGGCGTTCAAGGAGGCCGGCTTCGACTCGCTGACCGCCGTCGAGCTGCGTAACCGGCTCGCCACCGAGACGGCGCTGCGGCTGCCCGCGACCCTGGTCTTCGACCATCCGACCCCGACCGAGCTGGCCCAGCAACTGCTCACCGAGCTGGTGCCCGCCGACGCCGGGGGCGTCACCCTGCTCGACGACCTCGACCGGCTCCAGGCCGCGCTGTCCACCCTGGACGCCGACGCGGTGGCCGCCCTCGACGAGAGCACCCGGGCCGGGGTGGGGGAGCGGCTCAAGGCCCTGCTCGCGGCCTGGACCGCCGGGCAGCGTCCGGCCGAGGTCGCCAGCGTCGCCGAGGATCTCGACACGGCCTCCGACGACGACCTCTTCGACTTCATCGACAGCAAGTTCGGCACCTCATGA